In a genomic window of Bacillota bacterium:
- a CDS encoding phosphate ABC transporter ATP-binding protein — MMGSPEVKILARDFKFYYGQHCALKGINLEIQRNKLLTIMGPSGSGKTTFLRALNRLNDLVPGTRAEGKLAIDAVDVYSRGVDVADLRRRVGMVFALPVVLPMSIFDNVAYGPRKRGIRNRRRLMEIAEKALRDAILWDEVKDRLGDHASRLSGGQQQRLSIARVLAVEPEIILLDEPTSGLDPLSTLKIEELLWELVKSYTVVLVTHNPLQSARVGGEIAFFLMGELVERGPASDIFTHPRDKRTEDYVSGKFG, encoded by the coding sequence ATGATGGGCTCTCCCGAGGTCAAGATCCTGGCGAGGGATTTCAAGTTTTATTACGGCCAGCACTGCGCCTTGAAGGGGATCAATCTCGAGATCCAGCGCAACAAGCTCCTGACAATCATGGGGCCGTCCGGGAGCGGCAAGACAACATTCCTCCGGGCCCTGAACCGTCTCAACGACCTGGTGCCCGGGACGAGGGCCGAGGGCAAGCTCGCAATCGATGCGGTGGATGTCTACAGCCGCGGCGTTGATGTAGCCGACCTGCGGAGGCGGGTAGGGATGGTCTTCGCGCTGCCGGTTGTCCTGCCCATGAGCATATTTGATAACGTGGCTTACGGGCCGCGGAAGCGTGGGATCCGAAACAGGCGAAGGCTTATGGAGATCGCGGAAAAGGCGCTCCGCGATGCCATCCTGTGGGATGAGGTCAAAGACAGGCTGGGGGATCACGCGAGCAGGCTCTCCGGCGGGCAGCAGCAGAGGCTTTCCATCGCCCGCGTCCTCGCCGTGGAACCGGAGATCATCCTATTGGACGAGCCCACATCGGGGCTTGACCCCCTTTCAACGCTCAAGATTGAGGAACTGCTGTGGGAGCTTGTGAAGTCATATACCGTGGTGCTTGTAACCCACAATCCCCTCCAGAGCGCCAGGGTGGGCGGTGAGATAGCATTCTTTCTCATGGGGGAGCTTGTCGAGCGGGGTCCCGCCTCTGATATCTTCACCCACCCGAGGGATAAGAGGACCGAGGACTATGTCTCGGGGAAATTTGGGTGA
- a CDS encoding phosphate ABC transporter substrate-binding protein, whose protein sequence is MRVSPRVLLLCSILGLALALLSGCGLWPARSGQGGAHQSITLAGSTSVQPFAELLADEFMKERPGLIVNVQGGGSSAGARAALTGVAQIGMLSRELEGEEKSLNRIVIARDAIAIVVHPSNPIGDLSVAQVRAIFAGDVTDWSQVGGPGREIHVISREEGSGTRGSFDEMIMRGAEVTPGAVVQDSNGAVRETVAGDPSAIGYLSLGLVDARVKGVKISGVAPTVENVEKGTYHIVRPFLFTTRGRPSAVAQEFIDFALSKTGQRHLAAEGLVPVVPMDSID, encoded by the coding sequence TTGCGCGTTTCACCGCGGGTTCTACTCCTATGTTCCATTCTTGGGCTGGCCCTTGCTCTACTGAGCGGTTGCGGCTTGTGGCCTGCCCGATCGGGACAGGGCGGTGCCCACCAGTCCATCACCCTTGCGGGGTCCACATCAGTCCAGCCCTTTGCCGAGCTCCTGGCGGATGAGTTTATGAAGGAGCGCCCGGGCTTGATCGTGAATGTCCAGGGCGGCGGGTCGAGCGCCGGCGCCAGGGCAGCCCTCACGGGCGTCGCCCAGATCGGCATGTTATCGCGGGAGCTCGAAGGCGAGGAGAAATCCCTGAACCGCATAGTCATCGCCCGGGATGCGATAGCGATTGTCGTGCACCCATCCAATCCCATTGGTGACCTCAGCGTGGCCCAGGTCCGGGCCATTTTCGCCGGTGACGTTACAGACTGGTCGCAGGTCGGGGGGCCAGGTCGCGAGATCCATGTCATTAGCCGTGAGGAGGGGTCGGGGACCCGCGGTTCCTTTGATGAGATGATCATGAGGGGCGCCGAGGTGACGCCCGGAGCTGTCGTCCAGGATTCGAACGGGGCCGTGCGCGAGACCGTGGCTGGTGACCCTTCGGCGATAGGTTATCTGTCGCTGGGGCTCGTGGACGCGAGGGTAAAGGGCGTCAAAATCTCGGGGGTAGCCCCGACCGTTGAGAACGTGGAGAAAGGGACCTATCACATAGTAAGGCCTTTCCTTTTTACGACGCGGGGTCGTCCAAGCGCGGTAGCTCAGGAATTCATAGACTTCGCCCTGAGCAAGACCGGTCAGAGGCACCTGGCAGCTGAAGGCCTGGTCCCAGTTGTTCCCATGGATTCTATCGATTGA
- the pstC gene encoding phosphate ABC transporter permease subunit PstC, producing the protein MGESGGPVRYKEAIIEKLLVVVALSAIAVLGLIILFIFKEGSPLMARVGLIRFIAGAKWAPSRGIFGILPMIWGSIWVTAGALAIGVPLGLACAIFLAEMASGRVSAILKPAVELLAGIPSVVYGFIGLVVLVPFIRKWLGGPGFSVLAAAIVLGIMILPTIISISFDAFKAVPAAYRDGMLALGATRWQAIRMVILPAARPGIVAAVILGMGRAVGETMAVIMVAGNATKIPSSILAPVRTLTSNIALEMGYAAGEHREALFATGIVLFIVIALLNLAARLFATGGRVSR; encoded by the coding sequence ATGGGGGAGTCTGGTGGTCCGGTGCGTTACAAGGAAGCGATTATCGAGAAGCTGTTGGTCGTGGTCGCACTCTCAGCTATAGCCGTGCTCGGCCTCATCATCCTCTTTATTTTCAAGGAGGGTTCGCCCCTAATGGCCAGGGTTGGCTTGATCCGTTTCATCGCCGGTGCGAAGTGGGCGCCAAGCCGCGGTATATTTGGCATCCTCCCGATGATCTGGGGGTCTATATGGGTGACGGCCGGGGCGCTCGCCATAGGGGTCCCCCTGGGTCTCGCCTGCGCGATCTTCCTCGCCGAGATGGCGTCCGGCAGGGTCAGCGCGATTTTAAAGCCGGCGGTCGAGCTCCTGGCGGGCATCCCCTCGGTGGTCTATGGCTTTATAGGCCTTGTCGTCCTGGTCCCATTCATCAGGAAATGGCTTGGCGGGCCAGGTTTCTCAGTGCTCGCGGCTGCGATCGTGCTCGGGATAATGATCCTCCCGACCATCATAAGCATATCCTTTGATGCCTTCAAGGCGGTGCCAGCCGCGTACAGGGATGGGATGCTGGCCCTCGGCGCCACAAGGTGGCAGGCCATACGGATGGTTATCCTGCCTGCTGCGAGACCGGGGATTGTTGCCGCGGTGATCCTGGGGATGGGGCGGGCTGTGGGGGAGACCATGGCGGTGATAATGGTCGCCGGGAATGCCACGAAGATACCTTCATCCATCCTGGCTCCGGTGAGGACCCTGACCAGTAATATAGCCCTCGAGATGGGCTATGCGGCGGGGGAGCACAGGGAGGCGCTCTTTGCCACGGGCATAGTTCTCTTTATCGTTATTGCTCTCTTGAATCTTGCGGCGCGCCTGTTCGCAACGGGCGGGAGGGTCTCGCGGTGA
- the pstA gene encoding phosphate ABC transporter permease PstA, whose protein sequence is MKGEDRKKDENEGKKVNQHVVNARATALFAGATALTVGLLIFIIAYILSRGFHMITPAFLFETPRQMGRAGGIYPAIIGTILVTGIAVIIAAPVGVATAIYLTEYTRESWLPRIVRFGTENLAGIPSIIFGLFGFLFFVIYLDLGWSILSGALTLSAMILPTIVRTSEEAIKAVPNAYREISYALGSTRWQTVTGVILPTALPGIVTGVVLAIGRSIGETAAVIFTAGASLRLPESLLDPVRTLPVHFYILAREGISMDNAYGTAAVLILLILAINIAAYSIMNRFVARSR, encoded by the coding sequence ATGAAAGGTGAAGATAGAAAAAAAGATGAAAACGAGGGGAAGAAGGTCAACCAGCATGTCGTAAACGCTAGGGCCACAGCCCTCTTCGCGGGCGCGACTGCGCTAACAGTCGGTCTCTTGATATTTATAATCGCCTATATTCTGAGCCGGGGGTTCCATATGATAACTCCCGCCTTCCTTTTCGAGACCCCGCGTCAGATGGGGCGGGCCGGCGGCATCTATCCCGCCATAATCGGGACTATCCTCGTGACCGGGATCGCGGTTATCATAGCGGCCCCGGTCGGCGTCGCGACTGCGATCTACCTTACGGAATATACACGGGAGAGCTGGTTGCCGCGAATCGTGCGTTTCGGCACGGAGAACCTGGCGGGCATACCGTCGATCATCTTTGGGCTGTTCGGCTTTCTTTTCTTTGTGATCTATCTCGACCTGGGCTGGTCCATACTGTCCGGCGCCCTCACCCTCTCGGCGATGATCCTCCCAACCATAGTCCGGACCTCGGAGGAGGCCATCAAGGCTGTACCCAATGCCTACCGGGAGATAAGCTACGCCCTTGGCTCGACTCGGTGGCAGACTGTAACCGGGGTCATTCTCCCCACCGCGCTCCCGGGCATAGTGACAGGGGTAGTGTTGGCCATCGGGAGGAGCATCGGTGAAACGGCCGCGGTGATATTTACGGCCGGGGCCTCATTGAGGCTGCCCGAATCGCTCCTGGACCCCGTCCGGACGCTCCCCGTCCACTTCTATATCCTCGCCCGCGAGGGGATATCCATGGATAACGCTTACGGGACGGCTGCGGTGTTGATACTCCTGATCCTCGCCATAAATATCGCGGCTTACTCCATCATGAACCGCTTCGTCGCGAGAAGCAGGTAG
- the pstB gene encoding phosphate ABC transporter ATP-binding protein: MPGNKRADKIEIKDLNLYYGPVHALKGITVGFSQNAITALIGPSGCGKSTLLRCLNRMNDVIENVKIEGMVTLDGEDIYAPGVDVTRLRKRVGMVFQRPVAFPISIYENVACAARVHGINDKRRLDPIVEESLQRVGLWDEVKDRLGSSALNLSLGQQQQLCVARVIATGPEVILLDEPCSALDPASTLKIEDLMRELEKRYTVIIVTHSMQQAARASDYTVFMLAGEIIEYGVTDDVFTSPRDGRTESYVTGRLG; this comes from the coding sequence ATGCCTGGCAATAAACGCGCTGACAAGATAGAGATCAAGGACCTGAACCTTTACTACGGGCCGGTTCACGCCCTGAAGGGGATCACCGTCGGCTTTTCCCAGAATGCAATCACGGCCCTCATCGGGCCGTCGGGATGCGGCAAGTCGACCCTGCTAAGATGCTTGAATCGTATGAATGACGTTATCGAGAATGTAAAAATAGAAGGTATGGTCACGCTTGATGGAGAAGATATATACGCGCCCGGTGTGGATGTGACGCGCTTGCGGAAACGCGTCGGTATGGTTTTCCAGCGGCCGGTTGCCTTTCCAATCTCAATCTATGAGAATGTGGCGTGTGCTGCGCGCGTTCATGGCATCAACGATAAGAGGAGGCTCGACCCTATAGTGGAGGAAAGCCTCCAGCGGGTGGGATTATGGGATGAGGTCAAGGATAGGCTTGGAAGCTCAGCGCTCAATCTATCTCTGGGGCAGCAGCAACAGCTGTGTGTCGCCAGGGTTATCGCCACAGGCCCCGAGGTCATCCTGCTCGATGAGCCGTGTTCGGCGCTGGATCCTGCTTCCACCCTGAAAATCGAGGATTTGATGCGGGAGCTAGAAAAACGCTATACGGTGATCATAGTCACTCATAGCATGCAGCAGGCGGCGAGGGCATCAGATTACACGGTATTTATGCTCGCGGGAGAGATCATAGAATATGGAGTAACGGATGATGTATTCACCTCGCCGAGGGATGGTAGGACTGAAAGCTACGTCACTGGAAGGTTGGGTTGA